The Montipora capricornis isolate CH-2021 chromosome 1, ASM3666992v2, whole genome shotgun sequence genome contains a region encoding:
- the LOC138060505 gene encoding vacuolar protein sorting-associated protein 16 homolog — MRGRWTYETEKINPINIQPTNHSVSSLKCVLEGDLKVAEQLKKEFKVPDKRFYWLKVRALAESHNWLELDKFSKSRKSLIGYEPFFEACLEFNSRVEAEKYVSRVLPENKVVCYVKLGKYEDAAETAFAQKSEEGLDLVLGKCSNSYRPLVNRIQEMKGHLRQRR; from the exons ATGCGGGGGCGTTGGACCTACGAAACGGAGAAGATAAACCCGATAAATATACAGCCGACAAATCACAGCGTGTCAAGTCTGAAG TGCGTGCTTGAAGGGGACCTAAAAGTTGCTGAGCAACTGAAGAAGGAATTTAAAGTCCCGGATAAAAG ATTCTACTGGTTGAAAGTCAGAGCGCTGGCCGAGAGTCACAATTGGCTGGAACTCGATAAATTCTCTAAGTCGCGCAAATCCTTGATAGGATACGAG CCATTTTTTGAGGCTTGTCTGGAATTTAACAGCAGAGTCGAAGCAGAGAAGTACGTCTCTCGAGTTCTCCCTGAGAACAAAGTGGTTTGTTACGTGAAACTCGG GAAATACGAAGATGCTGCGGAGACAGCTTTTGCTCAGAAAAGCGAGGAGGGTCTGGATCTAGTGCTTGGGAAATGTTCGAATTCTTATCGTCCTCTTGTCAACCGCATTCAAGAGATGAAGGGTCATCTTCGTCAACGGCGATAA
- the LOC138052455 gene encoding uncharacterized protein — protein sequence MAAVRVVLLSLLLALSLVSSSQSLPRSQENTNATKAENPSLGRDKRAVGVLTILGLAVSLASTIQGGICTFSTICGSDPLPTMLHDLQERVDDIESGLSSLQASVADIWQESKRSWYFDQIEYVSHLRNEVLEIIEPSNQQDLLQELQLQRFINEALGENGKDKNVLEALYNIPRLVTEERLVEHYLTNQKRLYPNNHRKALENTWILIKEIFQLQTDGYISVLFAYAFKYKNENIQDRNARNQVKSWKREKPDDFFSAKNKGIGKKLYLDKVQRGFHEQARERDAYSEQAKADAYKNALSEICSLWQSTDTDFQAKCSELNKNQPHLKDLRHQQQDHIDTIIELFQFPALQVGEKDCRDDGTRGFTLAAIGDHSSTFWGYVTKYGQLTETNKAKITRIYSLPDDCNGQCHPIDVSVGGRTNEDFRVATVTEEEYVLLYRIGKHYQLHLVCKKRIQALASTGNLKSVVVCGNLFGYMTLYGKIELFHCNDLNNPVKTWTLFNSFEHFRLRCSNDGMKLLVESQLNPDYESAPVEYFWGFAAIEIDPTEEDYNPDLAQTYAVKSQAEIVGEHKDLKTWEDQDNKRRLQMMRGLALDSNENFFIASMRYSGVASGPDYSISGVYQRKSDGTYRVIREYPESEEPSFSDVAVDEDGFVYVEQLENNDSGGIKSCVYKYQFQVDFENIDVP from the coding sequence ATGGCGGCTGTTCGAGTTGTTCTACTTTCTTTGTTACTGGCACTGTCTTTGGTGTCATCCTCCCAGTCCTTGCCGAGATCGCAAGAAAACACAAATGCCACCAAAGCAGAAAATCCGTCACTCGGCAGAGATAAACGGGCCGTTGGCGTTCTAACCATCCTAGGGCTCGCCGTGAGTTTGGCATCAACTATTCAGGGAGGAATCTGCACTTTTTCTACTATCTGTGGTAGTGACCCTCTTCCGACTATGTTACACGACCTCCAAGAGAGAGTGGACGATATTGAAAGTGGCCTTTCGTCGCTTCAGGCAAGTGTGGCCGACATTTGGCAAGAGTCTAAGCGTAGCTGGTACTTTGACCAAATAGAATACGTCAGCCATCTTCGTAATGAAGTTCTGGAAATCATTGAACCGAGTAACCAGCAAGACTTGCTCCAGGAGTTACAGTTGCAACGCTTCATCAACGAAGCGTTGGGGGAAAACGGAAAGGACAAAAACGTGCTGGAGGCTCTCTATAACATCCCTAGACTTGTGACGGAAGAAAGATTGGTCGAGCATTACCTCACAAACCAGAAAAGATTGTATCCTAATAACCATCGTAAAGCCCTTGAAAACACGTGGATATTAATCAAGGAGATTTTCCAGCTGCAGACAGACGGTTATATCTCGGTCTTATTTGCATATGCCTTCAAATACAAGAATGAAAACATCCAAGACAGAAATGCCCGGAATCAGGTAAAATCGTGGAAAAGAGAAAAACCCGACGATTTTTTTTCGGCTAAGAACAAAGGGATAGGAAAGAAACTCTACTTGGACAAAGTTCAAAGAGGATTCCATGAACAAGCGAGAGAAAGGGATGCATACAGTGAACAAGCAAAGGCGGACGCTTACAAGAATGCTTTGTCAGAGATTTGCTCCCTATGGCAATCTACCGATACTGATTTTCAAGCAAAATGCTCGGAGCTAAACAAGAATCAACCGCATCTCAAAGACCTGCGGCATCAACAGCAGGATCACATTGATACAATCATAGAGCTTTTCCAGTTCCCTGCTTTGCAAGTAGGGGAGAAGGATTGCCGCGATGATGGCACCAGGGGATTCACGCTAGCTGCAATAGGTGATCATTCTAGTACGTTTTGGGGATATGTTACCAAATATGGGCAACTGACGgaaacaaacaaagcaaaaatcaCCAGGATTTACAGTTTACCAGACGACTGTAATGGTCAGTGCCATCCAATTGATGTATCTGTGGGTGGACGCACAAATGAAGATTTTCGCGTAGCTACGGTAACTGAAGAAGAGTATGTGCTGCTTTACAGGATCGGGAAACACTATCAATTACACCTCGTCTGCAAAAAGCGTATACAGGCACTAGCAAGCACTGGAAATTTAAAGTCAGTGGTGGTTTGCGGGAACTTATTCGGATACATGACCCTATATGGAAAGATTGAACTTTTCCACTGCAACGACCTCAATAATCCAGTCAAGACTTGGACCTTGTTCAATAGCTTTGAGCACTTTCGCCTTCGCTGCTCTAATGATGGAATGAAATTATTGGTCGAATCACAGCTCAACCCAGATTATGAAAGCGCTCCTGTGGAATATTTCTGGGGATTTGCTGCGATCGAAATCGACCCAACCGAAGAAGACTACAACCCAGATCTCGCACAAACTTACGCTGTTAAGAGTCAGGCAGAGATAGTCGGGGAGCACAAGGATTTAAAAACATGGGAAGACCAGGACAATAAAAGACGTCTTCAAATGATGCGAGGTCTCGCTCTTGATAGCAACGAAAACTTTTTCATAGCATCCATGCGTTATTCCGGTGTTGCTTCCGGGCCTGATTACTCAATTAGCGGAGTCTATCAGCGGAAATCAGACGGCACGTACCGTGTTATTCGCGAATACCCCGAAAGTGAGGAGCCCAGTTTTTCCGACGTTGCCGTCGACGAAGATGGGTTCGTGTACGTCGAGCAGCTAGAGAACAACGATAGCGGAGGGATTAAATCATGCGTCTACAAGTATCAATTTCAGGTGGATTTTGAAAATATCGACGTACCCTAG
- the LOC138028902 gene encoding uncharacterized protein, which translates to MDTSRILLSSTVVLLVLWSSAVTLGTKYDTQFHRAYKNHTQPRGIIAKRTYGSYVDALSIVIGIAGFIMSVTCTETGECSPDVISQRIQDLSTSVDSIENQIKNLQKEVEEIRQDTYLKWYLHLIDYVTSQMTKAADEALKNSENTQDVAFRQAFVDQNLGISRDDYVYKALFRVPKLITDDKLVDTYLEHQRDQRGVNEAEAVQNTCSFAKAILDYQDNGYASLILAYSFAFEGDETAYNKALAETCALWKTPNSPDYTRKCETVANKPDITDRRKPQKDHILGVNGLEGCALDNPPPGPTG; encoded by the coding sequence ATGGATACCTCTCGAATTCTCCTGTCATCAACTGTAGTTCTACTTGTACTTTGGTCAAGCGCAGTAACACTTGGAACCAAATACGACACACAGTTTCACAGAGCCTACAAAAACCACACCCAGCCCAGAGGGATTATCGCAAAGCGAACCTATGGCTCATACGTGGACGCCTTGTCCATAGTAATAGGGATTGCTGGGTTCATTATGAGCGTCACTTGCACAGAAACCGGGGAATGTTCGCCAGACGTGATCTCCCAAAGGATACAAGACCTGAGTACAAGCGTCGATAGCAtcgaaaatcaaataaaaaatctTCAAAAAGAAGTCGAGGAAATCAGGCAGGACAcctatttaaagtggtacttaCACCTCATTGACTATGTGACCAGTCAGATGACAAAGGCTGCTGATGAAGCCTTGAAAAACAGCGAAAACACCCAGGACGTGGCATTCCGCCAAGCTTTCGTCGACCAGAATCTTGGTATTAGTAGAGATGACTACGTGTACAAGGCACTTTTTCGCGTCCCAAAACTCATAACAGACGATAAACTGGTAGATACGTACTTGGAACACCAACGAGATCAGAGGGGCGTTAATGAAGCTGAAGCAGTCCAGAACACATGCTCTTTTGCTAAAGCTATTCTCGATTACCAAGATAACGGCTATGCCTCGCTTATTTTAGCGTATTCGTTCGCCTTTGAAGGTGACGAAACCGCATATAACAAAGCTTTGGCCGAGACCTGCGCCTTGTGGAAAACCCCGAACAGCCCTGACTACACAAGGAAATGTGAAACCGTGGCAAATAAACCAGACATCACAGACAGACGCAAACCTCAAAAGGATCATATCCTTGGTGTCAATGGACTGGAAGGTTGCGCCCTGGACAACCCACCACCCGGACCGACGGGTTAG